The following DNA comes from Picosynechococcus sp. PCC 7003.
AAGACTTTCCGGTAGAATCAAGACGAAAATTTGACAAAATTTCCCCATCTTCTTTCCATTTGTGGAGGATCGACCCATTAAAACTTCTGCCCCCCCCCTCACCAGCCCCAGCACGACCACCGAAACCATCCTCAAAATTGAAGGACAACACCCCCTCAGTGGCGAAGTCAAGATCAGTGGCGCAAAAAATTCAGCCCTCGCCATCATGGCCGGCACCCTGCTCTGTAGCGATCAATGTCGCCTGACAAATATTCCTAACCTCGCTGATATCAAGCGTATGGTGGAGGTGATCGCCGCTTTGGGCGTTAATATTACTGCTGCTCCCGGTAGTCTTGACTTTGATACCCGTCACCTCAGCACCACCGAAGCCCCCTATGAACTGGTTTCTAAATTGCGGGCCAGCTTTTTTATCATTGGGCCTCTCCTCGCTCGTCTAGGGGAAGCAAAGGTACCGATGCCAGGGGGCTGTGCTATTGGGGCAAGGCCGGTAGATCTTCATGTCCGAGGGCTCCAGGCTATGGGGGCAGATGTGATCATTGAACATGGAGTTGTCCAAGCAAAAATTAGGGGTAATCGCCGCCGACTGCAGGGGACAAAAATTTATCTGGATTATCCCAGTGTTGGGGCGACAGAAACCCTGATGATGGCAGCAACCCTCGCAGAAGGGGAAACAGTGCTGGAAAATGCCGCCCAGGAACCGGAGATCGTCGATCTGGCCAATTTTTGTCGCTCCATGGGGGCCAAAATTACAGGGGATGGCAGCAATAAAATTGTGATTCAAGGGTGCGATCGCCTCCACACCACCGATTATCCAATCATCCCTGACCGCATTGAAGCAGGGACTTTTCTCGTGGCAGGGGCCATTACCCAGTCAGAATTTAGTATATTTCCCGTCGTCCCAGACCACCTTTTACCGGTGATTGCCAAGCTCGAAGCAACGGGAA
Coding sequences within:
- the murA gene encoding UDP-N-acetylglucosamine 1-carboxyvinyltransferase, whose product is MKTSAPPLTSPSTTTETILKIEGQHPLSGEVKISGAKNSALAIMAGTLLCSDQCRLTNIPNLADIKRMVEVIAALGVNITAAPGSLDFDTRHLSTTEAPYELVSKLRASFFIIGPLLARLGEAKVPMPGGCAIGARPVDLHVRGLQAMGADVIIEHGVVQAKIRGNRRRLQGTKIYLDYPSVGATETLMMAATLAEGETVLENAAQEPEIVDLANFCRSMGAKITGDGSNKIVIQGCDRLHTTDYPIIPDRIEAGTFLVAGAITQSEFSIFPVVPDHLLPVIAKLEATGTKVIAEGPNRLRIKPQGILRATDIETLPYPGFPTDMQAQFMALLTLCEGSSVVTETVFENRMHHVAEFKRMGADVKVKGNNAIIKGVPFLSGAPVMATDLRASAALVLVGLAAEGTTIMREVHHMDRGYDDLEGKFKALGAKIERLTATL